The Streptomyces sp. R28 region CGGCGCCACGCTCATGGTCGACATGGCCCACTTCGCCGGTCTCGTCGCCGGCAAGGTCCTCACCGGCGACTTCGACCCGGTCCCGCACGCCCAGATCGTCACCACCACCACCCACAAGTCGCTGCGCGGCCCGCGCGGCGGCATGGTCCTGTGCGACGACTCCCTGAAGGACCAGGTCGACCGCGGCTGCCCGATGGTCCTCGGCGGCCCGCTCCCGCACGTCATGGCAGCCAAGGCCGTCGCCCTCGCCGAGGCCCGCCAGGAGTCCTTCCGCGACTACGCCCAGCGCATCGTCGACAACTCCCGGGGGCTGGCGGAAGGCCTGATGCGCCGGGGCGCGACCCTGGTGACCGGCGGTACGGACAACCACCTGAACCTGATCGACGTCGCCTCCTCCTACGGCCTCACCGGCCGCCAGGCGGAGGCCGCGCTCCTCGAGTCCGGCATCGTCACCAACCGCAACGCCATCCCCGCCGACCCCAACGGCGCTTGGTACACCTCCGGTATCCGCATCGGCACCCCCGCTCTGACCACCCGTGGCCTGGGCACCGCCGAGATGGACGAGGTCGCCGCCCTCATCGACCGCGTCCTCACCACCACCGAGGCCGGCACCACCAGCAAGGGCGCCCCGTCCAAGGCCCAGCACATCCTCGACCCGAAGATCGCCGACGAGATCTCCCACCGCGCCACCGACCTCGTGGCCGGCTTCCCGCTGTACCCGGAGATCGACCTCGGCTGACGGCCGCACGGTGGGCCAGGACCTCACAGGTCCAGGTCGATCAACTCCTGTCGTGGCTCCTCCCGCGGCGGTCCGGCTCCTGGCCGGCCCGCCGCGCGGCGTATCAGCAGCGTGCCGCCGACGCCGGACGCGAACCCGACGGCCAGCCCGGCCACCGCCCACCCGGCATTACCCCGCACCGGGCCGGGCCGAGCCTCGACCGCCCTGGCCACGGCGAGCTCGTCCTCCGTCTCGCCGAGCAGCCCTGCCAGGTCCAGCCGCTCGAAGACGGAGCGCGGCGCCCGATGCCAGCGGACGTCGTCGTCCTCCACCTCCGGTGCGAGATCCGAGCGCACCCAGGGAGTGCCGTCCGCGGTCACGAACAGCTGGTCCTGCCGCTGGACGGCCACGTCCCCTCCCGGAGGCCGGTCCGTCCGCGGCCAGCCACCGACCCCGGCCAGTCCCCAGATCACCGTCATGCGCATCGGCGGATGACGTCCCTCGACCCAGTCCTCCGACACCCGCTCCGTCCCGACGTAGGTCGGCTGGAGCAGCTGCCAGAGGCGGGCGAAGGCCGGATCGCCGGAGCGCCACGCTGCCGTCCGTCCCGTGCCTCCCGAGACGACCATCGCCACGTCGGGGACGTCCCGCTCCTGCGCCGGCACCGCCGCGGCGGTCGTCGCAGTGCCGGACAGGGCCAGTGCGGCCGACACCGGTACGAGCAGTACCGCGAGCCGTAGGTATCCACCCGGACCGGCCCTCATAGCTCCCGCAGCTCCTGCCTCGGCCCCGGCTCACCCCGCAGGCGGTCCAGTGGCAGTCGCGCGGCGAAGGGGCGCAGTACCAGCGCGAGTACCGCTCCGGCGGCCGCACCCGGCAGAGCCCACCACCATTCGGTGCCGTCACCCGACCCGGACCCCGACCCCGCCCCCTGGGCGGGGGACGCCTCGGTCGCCTTGTCCGCAGCGTCGGCCGTGAGACCGGAGGAGTCCTTCGCGGCATCGTCCCTCCCGCCCTCCTCCCACCCCGGCGGGAAGATCGCGTCCCTTCCCCCGCCGAAGACCTGGCCCGAGACCTTGCCCATCAGGCCCAGCTTCTTGAGCAGGGCGCGCAGCTGGGACGGGTGATCGGCGCGGTGCCAGGTGCCGTTCGTCGTGCTGTCCAGGTTCGCCGCCGTGTGTATCCAGACGTCCCGTCCCTTGTGGAGCGGGTAGACCCGGTCCAGGCGCCAGGGCGTCACGTCATGGACCATCCACGTGATGTTGATCTGGCGGGCCGCCGTCAGGCCTGCCTCGGGCGGCTTGTCACGCGTGCCCTTGCCCACTGCGCCGAGCAGCTGCTCCAGCTCTCCGTACTCCTCGTCGGCGTAGTACAGCGCCGCCGTCTCCGCGCTCTCCGGTGAGACCAGGAGCACGCTGGTCGGTCCTCCGGCCGACGCGGGCGCCGCACCCCACACCAGGAGGGCCAGGGTCGCCGCCAACGCCCCTGTCAGCGCAGCCAGTTCACAGCGCCGCCCACCCCTCCAACCGTCCCTGTGCCCGGGCGAGCGGCCTCCCGAGCAGCCGCTCCCCTTTCCCCGCGATCGGTCTCCCAAGCGGCCGACCCCATGTCCGCACATCCGAGCCCCCAAGCCAAGCGATCCCCGTGCGGCCCGTCCCCGAGCCGCGTGTCACTTCTGGTACACCGCCCGACCCGCCTGGGTTCCCATCCCGGTCCGACCATTTCCGGCTCGGCCGTCTCCGGCCCGGCCCCCCGAACCCGCAGCCTCCGGACCAACTACTTCGAGGACACCTCGGACGGCCTCTCCAGCGCCCGCGCGATCTCCACCGCCCGAGCCTTCGAAGCCACCCCTTCCAGCCGCAGCGTCACCATCTCGCCCTCGGCTCTGTGGGCCCACAGCAGCGTCGGTCCTGCCGTCCGCTCTTCGCGCGTGTAGCGATCCCCGTCGGTGTCCACCAGCCAGAAGGTCAGCAGGTGCGGTCGGGCGAACCACAGGGCCGGGGCGGGTGTGCCGCCTCCCGAGGTGGCGGTGCCCAGCGAGATCCATTCCGGCGGTTCGCGCACGGTCTTGGCGAAGCTGATGTCCAGGCCGGCCCGCCGCTCGTCCAGCCGTATCGTGCGCCCGTCCTGACGCCAGCACAGGCTCACCACGAACCGTCCCCGCGGCTCACCCGTCAGCGCGACCGTGCCCGGCATGCCCAGCTCCTCAGGCACCAGCGGCTCGAACCCGGCCCGGCGCTCGGCCTGTGCGAGCGACACCGGGCGGCCGCAGCCGGGCACCTCGGCGCCGGGGGAGGGCACCGCCGACGGGTCGTACCGCACCTCGACACCGGCGAAGTCGAACCAGTCGAGGACCGCTGCCCGCACCGGGGGCGTGAGCACGAGCACCGTCAGCAGGCCGCACAGCGCCGCCGTCAGCGAGCGCCACCGCAGCCGCGTCCACCGCCGTACCGCCCGTAACCGCTCGGTGGCACCGGGCGGCTCGGCCACTGGAACCGGCGCCTGCTCGGCCAGTATCTGCCCCAGCACCCGCTCGACCATCGTCTCGGCGCAGTCCGCCGCCCCAGGCGCGTCCAGGGAGCGCCCGAGTGCCCGCAGCTCCTCCGGCAGCCGTGTCGCGTCCGCGCGCCGACCGCGATCACCCGCCCCCGCCCCGCCGGGGCGCCGGTCTTTCCGGTCGGCGCCTTCGCCGGCCCCGGTGCCGTCACGACCGTATGCACGCCGTCCGTCACTCTCGTACACCCCGGGCCCCTCACCGTCGTACGGACTCCGTCCGTCACTCACGCTCCTCACCTCCTTCCAGAGGCTGAAAATCCGGCAGCAAGCGCCCCAGCTTCCGCAGCGCGCGGTTCAGCCGGGATTTCACGGTGCCCCGGGGCCAGCCCAGGGCCTGGGCCGTCTCGGACTCGTCCATCTCCAGGAGATAGCGGTAGGTGACGACCAGGCGGTGCTCCTCGCTCAGCTTGTCCAGGGCGGCCTGCAGCGCGGCACGGCGCTCTATCTCCAGCGCGGCCACCGCCGGGTCCGCCGATTCCGGTATCAGCGGCTCCGCCTCCACCAAGGCCGCCTCACGCCCGGCGAGCGTGCGCTGGCGGGCTGCCGTGCGCACTGTGTTCCTCGTCTCATTGGCGACGATCGCCAGCAACCATGGTTTGAACGCCGCGCCGTCCTTGAACCGGCCCAGCGAGCAGTACGCCTTGACGAAGGCCTGCTGCACCACGTCCTCCGCGTCCGCACCCGCCCCGAGCGCGGCGGCCGCCCTGAGCGCGATGCCGGTATGAGCCCGCACCAGCTGCGCGTACGCCTCCGGCTCCCCCGCGCGTACACGTGCGATCACCGCGGCCTCATCGACGATGCGGCCCCCCTCCCGCGTTTTCACACTCTTGGTACACCGCTCGGACCGGATCGGTTCCCAGCTGTGTCACATCTGTTTCCGAGCGGTTCCGGATCGGCCCCCGACACCTGAGAGAATGGTGAGCATGTCCTCTGATCGCCCCCGCGTGCTCTCCGGAATCCAGCCCACCGCAGGCTCGTTCCACCTCGGCAACTACCTCGGCGCCGTCCGCCAGTGGGTGGCACTGCAGGAGACCCACGACGCGTTCTACATGGTCGTCGACCTGCACGCGATCACGGTCCCGCAGGACCCGAAGGAGCTGCGCGCCAACACCCGCCTGGCCGTCGCACAGCTCCTCGCGGCCGGACTGGACCCCGAGCGCTGCACGCTCTTCGTCCAGAGCCACGTCCCCGAGCACGCCCAGCTCGCCTGGGTCATGAACTGCTTCACCGGCTTCGGCGAGGCGTCCCGCATGACCCAGTTCAAGGACAAGTCGGCCAAGCAGGGCGCAGAGCGGGCGTCGGTCGGCCTGTTCACGTACCCGATCCTGCAGGTCGCGGACATCCTGCTGTACCAGGCCAACGAGGTGCCGGTGGGCGAGGACCAGCGCCAGCACATCGAGCTCACGCGCGACCTCGCCGAGCGCTTCA contains the following coding sequences:
- a CDS encoding RNA polymerase sigma factor codes for the protein MIARVRAGEPEAYAQLVRAHTGIALRAAAALGAGADAEDVVQQAFVKAYCSLGRFKDGAAFKPWLLAIVANETRNTVRTAARQRTLAGREAALVEAEPLIPESADPAVAALEIERRAALQAALDKLSEEHRLVVTYRYLLEMDESETAQALGWPRGTVKSRLNRALRKLGRLLPDFQPLEGGEERE
- a CDS encoding glycine hydroxymethyltransferase; amino-acid sequence: MPAEPLSTESTAFRAALDVIRAVEPRVADAIGQEVADQREMLKLIASENYASPATLLAMGNWFSDKYAEGTVGRRFYAGCRNVDTVESLAAEHARELFGARHAYVQPHSGIDANLVAFWAVLAARVEAPALEKAGVRQVNDLSEADWAELRRAFGNQRMLGMSLDAGGHLTHGFRPNISGKMFDQRSYGTDSATGLIDYEALRVSAREFKPLIIVAGYSAYPRLVNFRIMREIADEVGATLMVDMAHFAGLVAGKVLTGDFDPVPHAQIVTTTTHKSLRGPRGGMVLCDDSLKDQVDRGCPMVLGGPLPHVMAAKAVALAEARQESFRDYAQRIVDNSRGLAEGLMRRGATLVTGGTDNHLNLIDVASSYGLTGRQAEAALLESGIVTNRNAIPADPNGAWYTSGIRIGTPALTTRGLGTAEMDEVAALIDRVLTTTEAGTTSKGAPSKAQHILDPKIADEISHRATDLVAGFPLYPEIDLG